The stretch of DNA TGGGATCCAAGCTCTTCGGCGAACGCCTTGAGGAGTTCGAGTTCGTTGTCCACCTTTCGGCTGTTGCAGATGATGCCGCCGAGCCTGACCTTGCCGTTCAGGGCGTATTTCTGAATGCCCTTGGAGATGTTGTTCGCCGCATAGAGCGCCATCAACTCGCCCGAGGCCACGATATAGATCTCTTCCGCCTTTCCTTCGCGGATTGGCATGGCGAAGCCGCCGCAGACGACGTCGCCGAGGACATCGTAGAAGACGTAGTCCAGGTCGTCGGTATATGCCCCGAGGGACTCCAGCAGGTTGATGGAGGTGATGATGCCCCTGCCTGCGCAGCCTACGCCGGGTTCGGGCCCGCCAGATTCAACGCAGAGGGTTTCCTTGAAGCCCGGTTTGAGGATCTCGTCGAGTTCGATGTCGTCGCCCTCGTCGCGGAGCGTGTCCAGGACCGTCTTCTGGCACAGGCCGTGGAGCAGGAGCCGCGTGGAGTCGGCCTTCGGATCGCACCCTACGACCATGATCTTCTTGCCGGCCTCGGCCAGCGCCGCTACCGTGTTCTGCGTTGTTGTTGACTTGCCGATGCCGCCTTTTCCGTAAATTGCCACCTGTCTTGCCATTGTACAAACCTCTTTGATCTTCATTTCGATGCAGGGATGCTTTCTGGTGCACATCTCTCCCGTTTCTGGTGTCGTAGGCGCTTCCAGATCTTCCGTGCCTCATGCTCTCAGGTCTGATATGCCCGACCTGGTCTGTGGTGGCGTCCGTACGGTCGCCCCTCCCCCGGGATGGTGTCGGTCCCCCCTGTTACGTGCCGTTCCTGCAGCGGCCTTCACCATGCCGGCAGGGCCCGTCTGCCTGGTGTTGGGGTGGCAG from Methanofollis liminatans DSM 4140 encodes:
- the nifH gene encoding nitrogenase iron protein → MKIKEVCTMARQVAIYGKGGIGKSTTTQNTVAALAEAGKKIMVVGCDPKADSTRLLLHGLCQKTVLDTLRDEGDDIELDEILKPGFKETLCVESGGPEPGVGCAGRGIITSINLLESLGAYTDDLDYVFYDVLGDVVCGGFAMPIREGKAEEIYIVASGELMALYAANNISKGIQKYALNGKVRLGGIICNSRKVDNELELLKAFAEELGSQLIYFVPRDNLVQRAEINKKTVVDFDPESNQASEYRNLAQAIDNNTMFVIPKPMTQDRLEELMMEHGFLGL